Proteins from a genomic interval of Bifidobacterium longum subsp. infantis ATCC 15697 = JCM 1222 = DSM 20088:
- the atpB gene encoding F0F1 ATP synthase subunit A yields the protein MVGSLSAGLLLADEAGAHLPSVDDFLPPEILFQGTPFAINRIILIRIVATIVLLVVLGVTAKRAKLIPGRWQGVVEYGLDFVRDKVVYDVMGETRGKRYVPMITTLFFTIFVFNLCGIIPGMNMAANATVVMPLVFAVWTLIQYWIAAIRSQGLGHYLRHELFTPGVPWPVYILLAPINLLELLIIRPASLTIRLFANMVSGHLMVATCLAFAQFWMVDAANKLQGIPVGALWFAGGFAMTCFEAFVAFLQAYVFAILSTVYINLSFPEE from the coding sequence ATGGTCGGTTCGCTCAGCGCAGGATTGCTGTTGGCTGACGAGGCAGGCGCTCATCTGCCCTCGGTTGATGACTTCCTTCCCCCGGAGATTCTGTTCCAGGGAACTCCGTTTGCCATCAACCGCATTATTCTGATTCGTATCGTGGCAACCATTGTGCTGCTGGTGGTGCTCGGCGTGACTGCGAAACGCGCCAAGCTCATCCCCGGCCGTTGGCAGGGCGTAGTCGAGTACGGTCTCGACTTCGTGCGCGACAAGGTCGTGTATGACGTGATGGGCGAGACCCGCGGCAAACGTTACGTGCCGATGATCACCACCCTGTTCTTCACGATCTTCGTGTTCAACCTGTGCGGCATCATCCCCGGCATGAACATGGCGGCCAACGCCACGGTGGTCATGCCGCTCGTGTTCGCCGTCTGGACACTGATCCAGTACTGGATCGCCGCCATCCGCTCGCAGGGCCTCGGCCACTATCTGCGCCACGAGCTGTTCACCCCCGGTGTGCCGTGGCCGGTCTACATCCTGCTGGCTCCGATCAACCTGCTTGAGTTGTTGATCATCCGCCCGGCCTCTCTGACCATCCGTCTGTTCGCCAACATGGTTTCCGGCCACCTTATGGTCGCCACCTGCCTGGCGTTCGCACAGTTCTGGATGGTTGACGCGGCCAACAAGTTGCAGGGCATCCCGGTGGGTGCGCTGTGGTTCGCCGGTGGTTTCGCCATGACCTGCTTCGAGGCGTTCGTCGCCTTCCTGCAAGCCTACGTCTTCGCGATTCTTTCCACCGTGTACATCAACCTGAGCTTCCCGGAAGAGTGA
- a CDS encoding F0F1 ATP synthase subunit B: protein MAQAASGIDLFIPEVYDIVWSAIILVIVAVFFYKFFMPKFNAIFDERAAKIQGNIAKAEQAKKDADEAKAKYEAQLSTARVDAAKIRDDARAEASHIIADARSRAESDAAQIAASAQRSIESQHQQAIVSLKGEVGALATALAGKILGAKLEDNDVQSSMIDSMIDDLAVKK, encoded by the coding sequence ATGGCACAAGCAGCAAGCGGGATTGACCTGTTCATTCCCGAGGTCTATGACATCGTATGGTCGGCGATCATCCTCGTCATCGTTGCAGTGTTCTTCTACAAGTTCTTCATGCCGAAGTTCAACGCGATCTTCGACGAGCGTGCCGCCAAGATTCAAGGCAACATCGCCAAGGCGGAGCAGGCTAAGAAGGACGCCGACGAGGCCAAGGCCAAGTATGAGGCCCAGCTGAGCACTGCCCGTGTGGACGCCGCCAAGATCCGCGACGACGCCCGTGCCGAAGCGTCTCACATCATCGCCGACGCCCGTTCGCGCGCCGAGTCCGATGCGGCCCAGATCGCCGCATCCGCACAGCGCTCGATCGAATCCCAGCACCAGCAGGCCATCGTCTCGCTCAAGGGCGAGGTCGGTGCGCTTGCCACCGCTCTGGCCGGCAAGATCCTTGGCGCCAAGCTGGAAGACAACGACGTGCAGTCCTCGATGATCGATTCGATGATCGACGATCTGGCCGTCAAGAAGTGA
- the brnA gene encoding type II toxin-antitoxin system BrnA family antitoxin: MSSTRTIEEVKASDIDEAFERGDDMRRYFDMTKPRVIRPAKTKTRKVNLTLPDWMVESLDAEADELAVSRNAVVNTWLAEKIAERRKEQRLLTV, translated from the coding sequence ATGAGCAGCACAAGGACGATTGAGGAAGTCAAGGCCTCGGACATCGACGAGGCCTTCGAACGCGGCGACGACATGCGCCGGTACTTCGACATGACGAAGCCCCGCGTCATCCGCCCCGCGAAGACCAAGACCCGCAAGGTCAATCTCACCCTGCCCGACTGGATGGTCGAAAGCCTCGACGCCGAAGCGGACGAGCTGGCGGTCAGCCGCAACGCCGTGGTCAACACATGGCTCGCCGAGAAGATCGCCGAACGCAGGAAGGAACAACGGCTTCTGACGGTCTGA
- a CDS encoding homoserine O-succinyltransferase, translated as MPIKIPSGLPARDILDSERIFALEKPEAERQRVRPLKLVILNLMPKKIETETQLLRLISKSPLQVEIDFMKTSTHEATHVSADHLVKFYENLDALKDNYYDGFVVTGAPVEHMPFEDVDYWDEFKTILDWASTHVFSTMYLCWGAMGALYYRYGIHKVDYPEKIFGVFPQYLQDEYCFLTNGFDEIDLQPHSRLAGVNENEVRANHDLQILTWGPQSGPGLIATRDFSEVFALGHWEYGKYTLAEEYERDMAKGMTNVPFPKNYFPHDDSKLEPLFAWRAHANLLWRNWLNWVYQTTPYDLTEVPQLRAEKKLGTDRSIRHEPGGPRQDDFEPFAHDGYGVIRG; from the coding sequence ATGCCTATCAAGATCCCCAGTGGCCTGCCGGCCAGAGATATCCTCGATTCGGAGCGCATCTTCGCTCTGGAGAAGCCCGAGGCGGAGCGTCAGCGCGTCCGTCCTCTCAAACTGGTGATCCTGAACTTGATGCCCAAGAAGATCGAAACCGAAACGCAGCTGCTGAGACTGATCTCCAAATCGCCGCTGCAGGTCGAGATCGACTTCATGAAGACCTCCACACATGAGGCCACGCACGTTTCCGCCGATCATCTCGTCAAGTTCTACGAAAACCTCGATGCGCTCAAAGACAACTATTACGACGGTTTTGTGGTCACCGGCGCGCCTGTAGAGCATATGCCGTTCGAAGATGTGGACTACTGGGACGAGTTCAAGACGATTCTCGACTGGGCCTCCACCCATGTGTTCTCCACCATGTACCTGTGCTGGGGCGCGATGGGCGCACTGTACTACCGCTACGGCATCCACAAGGTGGATTACCCCGAGAAGATTTTCGGCGTATTCCCGCAGTACCTGCAGGACGAATACTGCTTCCTGACCAATGGTTTCGACGAGATTGATCTGCAGCCGCACTCCCGCCTCGCCGGCGTGAACGAAAACGAGGTACGTGCCAACCATGACCTTCAGATCTTGACTTGGGGGCCACAGTCCGGCCCGGGCCTGATCGCCACACGTGACTTCTCCGAAGTGTTCGCGCTCGGCCATTGGGAGTACGGCAAGTACACGCTCGCCGAGGAATACGAGCGCGATATGGCCAAGGGCATGACCAACGTGCCCTTCCCGAAGAACTACTTCCCGCATGACGATTCGAAACTGGAACCGTTGTTCGCCTGGCGCGCCCACGCCAATCTGCTGTGGCGCAACTGGCTCAACTGGGTGTACCAGACCACGCCGTATGACCTGACCGAGGTGCCGCAGCTCAGGGCTGAGAAGAAGCTCGGTACTGATCGTTCGATTCGGCATGAGCCGGGCGGGCCGCGCCAGGATGATTTCGAGCCGTTCGCCCACGACGGATACGGAGTGATCAGAGGGTAG
- a CDS encoding BrnT family toxin: protein MEFEYDPAKSAKNLAKHGIDFEQAQRMWDDVVLEFDADPRSDDARYLELGVIDGKHWTAIVTYRGEHKDIVRIISVRRSRDYEEDTYEQHKDD, encoded by the coding sequence GTGGAATTCGAGTATGACCCGGCCAAAAGCGCGAAGAACCTCGCCAAGCACGGCATCGACTTCGAGCAAGCCCAACGCATGTGGGACGACGTCGTGCTTGAATTCGACGCCGACCCGCGCAGCGACGACGCCCGCTACCTTGAGCTCGGCGTCATCGACGGCAAGCACTGGACGGCCATCGTCACCTACCGGGGAGAACACAAGGACATCGTCCGCATCATCTCGGTGCGGCGCTCACGCGACTACGAGGAGGACACCTATGAGCAGCACAAGGACGATTGA
- the atpE gene encoding ATP synthase F0 subunit C: protein MDIITLAEVAGNLSVIGYGIGTLGPGIGLGILFGKAMESTARQPEMSGKIQTIMFIGLALVEVLALIGFVAALIIR from the coding sequence ATGGATATCATCACCCTCGCAGAGGTCGCCGGCAACCTGTCCGTCATCGGTTACGGTATCGGTACTCTTGGCCCTGGCATTGGTCTGGGCATCCTCTTCGGCAAGGCCATGGAATCCACCGCTCGTCAGCCTGAGATGTCCGGCAAGATCCAGACCATCATGTTCATCGGCCTGGCTCTGGTCGAGGTGCTGGCACTGATCGGCTTCGTCGCCGCCCTGATCATCCGCTGA
- a CDS encoding F0F1 ATP synthase subunit delta, protein MRGEASRIADRESRDSLAPKLRDTREDAWRIGNELFTITKVLDDSIQLERALTDPSRPVADKVAVLTELLGDNVHPMTMEIMTDLVSRHWSRARDIANAVEDFGVDAMMYYADATGATLQVSVELSELHSALLNLPVVRAKLYDYQATSEARVKLFREVFSGKTLNKVTMRLAEHATCNLRRRRYLETIQWMINKFSRHMGESMVTVTTATPLKKEQIKRLVEVYSAKVGRQVHINSVVDPTVLGGMRIQVGDEVTDNTVVAQLQNLHRKVQTEATPA, encoded by the coding sequence ATGCGAGGAGAGGCATCACGTATTGCAGACCGCGAGTCGCGTGATTCGCTGGCCCCGAAACTGCGCGACACCCGTGAGGACGCGTGGCGGATCGGCAACGAACTGTTCACGATCACCAAGGTGCTCGACGACAGCATCCAGCTCGAACGCGCGTTGACCGACCCGTCCCGCCCGGTTGCCGACAAGGTGGCCGTGCTGACGGAACTGCTCGGCGACAATGTGCATCCGATGACCATGGAGATCATGACCGATTTGGTCTCCCGTCACTGGAGCCGTGCGCGGGACATCGCCAACGCGGTGGAGGATTTCGGCGTGGACGCCATGATGTACTACGCGGACGCCACCGGCGCCACGCTGCAGGTCTCCGTCGAGCTGTCCGAACTGCATTCCGCGTTGCTGAACCTGCCGGTCGTGCGCGCCAAGCTGTACGACTACCAGGCCACCAGCGAGGCCCGTGTGAAGCTGTTCCGTGAGGTGTTCTCTGGCAAGACCCTGAACAAGGTCACCATGAGGCTCGCCGAACACGCCACTTGCAACCTGCGCCGCCGCCGCTACTTGGAGACCATCCAGTGGATGATCAACAAGTTCTCCCGTCACATGGGCGAGTCGATGGTCACCGTGACCACCGCCACCCCGCTGAAGAAGGAGCAGATCAAGCGACTGGTCGAGGTCTACTCCGCCAAGGTGGGCCGCCAGGTGCACATCAACTCGGTGGTCGATCCGACCGTGCTGGGTGGTATGCGCATTCAGGTGGGCGACGAAGTCACGGACAACACCGTGGTCGCACAGCTGCAGAACCTTCATCGCAAGGTGCAGACGGAGGCGACTCCGGCCTGA